AGCAGGGCGCTATACGCCCCAAGCTTCTGTGTTGCGTTTTTCATATCAGGCTGTGTGATATGGTATGGGAGTTTGTAGATGAACAATGACCTTACGCGATTGTCTGAAATGCCCCACGTTTTAGTTGTGGATGATGATCGTAGACTCAGGTCCTTGCTAAAAGATTATTTGAGTGAAAACGGATTCTTGGTGTCAGCCGCCGAGAGTGCAGGTGACGCTCGAGTAAAAATGGAATATTTTGATTTTGATATACTTGTCGTGGATGTAATGATGGAAGGCGAGACGGGAATAGAATTTATGCAAACTCTTCGATCGTGTGATGATATACCGATCCTTCTTTTGACTGCAATGGGGGAGTCCGAGGATAGAATACGTGGTTTAGCGAGCGGTGCCGACGATTACTTGGCTAAACCATTTGAGCCACAAGAGTTAGTGCTACGTCTTCAGGCCATCCTAAGGCGATCGAGTGCCTCTAAAGGTTTGTTCTCCGGAAAAATTATTTTTGGTGACTTTGTTTTTGACGATAAGCAGGGTGAGTTGCGTAAACGAGACGAGCTTATAAGTTTAACATCAGGGGAGCTCGGTCTTTTGAGAGTATTCACAAAAAATGTTGGGGTAGTGGTATCTCGGGAGACTTTAGCCTCCCGTGCCGGAATAGAGGCGCGAACAGTGGATGTGCAAATAGCGAGGCTGCGGCGCAAGATAGAACA
The window above is part of the Rhodospirillaceae bacterium genome. Proteins encoded here:
- a CDS encoding DNA-binding response regulator — translated: MNNDLTRLSEMPHVLVVDDDRRLRSLLKDYLSENGFLVSAAESAGDARVKMEYFDFDILVVDVMMEGETGIEFMQTLRSCDDIPILLLTAMGESEDRIRGLASGADDYLAKPFEPQELVLRLQAILRRSSASKGLFSGKIIFGDFVFDDKQGELRKRDELISLTSGELGLLRVFTKNVGVVVSRETLASRAGIEARTVDVQIARLRRKIEQNPRLPQFLSTVRGEGYVLREG